The window CTGCTAGCACACAGCCAGCCGACATACTACAGGTACCGCAAAAGAACTCCTGCCTAGCTAGCCATACCAAGCATCTTCCAATAGATCGGTGCTTAGGGCATTAAATGTATTAAAAATCTTACCAACTAGTATCCTCAATGCATAGGTACTTAGATTTTGTAGCTAAGCTTTCCTCATGAAATTATATAATAATTAAACTCTTTTATGTCTTGGTTGGTATTCATTTTACATAGTCTGTGTGTTTAGCACCTTTTCTTTCTGATGTCATCATAATGTTCTCCCTCCTCTTTAATTGCTTTGGGACATCACTTTTTTTTGTCTATGTGGCATCCCTGCCATCATTTTACATAGGCATGCGCACAGAATATGGGACCTCAGTTTGTTGTGTGCAATCATGACGTCCGCAGCTAGCTCTTCACAGCTTGTTGTTGGAGTGTTCAGTTGTGctagcaactactccctccgtttctaaatgcttgtctttctagagatttcaacaagtgactacatacgacgcaaaatgagtgaatctacactttaaaatatgtctacatacatccgtatgttgagtccatttgaaatgcctagaaagacaagtatttgggaacggagggagtatcagctTAATCGATCGCCCTTTATAAGAAAAGAAAAAATTATCATCGATGCTATGATAAGATAATTAAGCGATGAAATCAACTCGTCGATGTACTGCCCCTGTCATCTTTGTAGCGTCTCAGGTGCTCCTCCAGCACGTGGATGTACTGCTCCTGGCGCGCCTCGTCCACAACAagctccttcagcttcttggcgttgGTTGCGAACACCAGACCTTCATCCTCCACCATGACATGCCGCACGGCCACTGCGACACCGTCCCTGTCGAACGAGCCATCGCTATCGTCCCTCGCCACCTCCACACCGACCCTTCTTTTCGCCATCGCCCGTGCGATCATAGGCGTGTCAGTGAGGAAAGGGAGCATGACCAGCGGAAGCCCGAAGGCGAAGCTTTCGATGGTGGAGCCCCAGCCACAGTGCGTCAGGAACGCGGCCGTGGCGCCGTGAGCGAGCACCTTCACCTGTGGCACCCACCCTGTGCAGACCACACCTCGTGCCCGTGTCCGCTCCTCGAACCCGGCCGGCAACAGCTCCTGGTTGTTGTTGGTGCCGGCCGGCTTGCGTAGCGCCCAAAGGAAGTGCACGCCGGCGAGCTCCAGTCCGAGCGCGAGTTCATGGATGTTCTCTAGCGTCAGTGGCGCCTCGCTTCCCAGCGCGACGTAGAGGACAGACTTAGGAGGCTGGTCGTCGAGCCAACGCAGGACGCCACCTGAGCTGCTCTGCCGGTGGTCTTGATCACGGTCCTCAACCGCCTCCGGTAGAAGGATCCCGGCGGGGACGGCGGGCTTCCGCAAGAGATCAGAGAGGAGGGTGAACATGCGAGGCTCCAGCTCGCGACAGCTCCGGTGGATGGTGAGGCAGCAACGCTCGAAGACGTCCCACAAACGGTCAGTGTCCGACCTGCCTGACGCGTTCTCACCGAAGTTGTCCGCGAGCATCCGCCGGGCCTCGTGGTGGAGGAGGGAGCGGCTACAGATCAATCGACTGACCCAGAAAAGTGGTCAGTCGATTGGTACAAAATGATGCAAAAGGAAACAGATGAAAACTGACTGAACCAGAATTAAGGTCAGTCGAAACGAGCCCAACAGGCAAACAACCAAACATACTGAAGAAATTTACGTTATCTGTTTCTGCCTTTTTTAAGCCCAAACGCAAAACCGGCCTGGACCCGCTAAGCAACCCACTCCACTCAAAACATAGCGATCCACCTAACGCTGAGATCACTAGGTCTTCTTCCATCCTCTTTCTTCCCCGACCTCTACCTCCCAGCCACGGACGGTGATGGTGACCTCAGTTTTTGCTGCATTCGTGTCACCTCTCTGTAGATCTTGTCCTAAAATTTCCTCCTTAGAAACAGATTCTTCTCCGATCGCCCTTATTTCTACAACACCAGAACAATAAAAAATGGATGAGTGTTCATCGCATTCCCAAATCGCATATCTGTCTAAAGGAAAagcaaaaaaggagaaagaagaaaccTGGAGAACAAGCTGCTTCTGGTAATTGCAAGGTAAATGATAATCTGACCACACACCCCCTTTTCCTTTAATTATTGGGTCCATATCCTGCTGTATCTCATGTGTTGGCCTGACAATATCATGAAACCACAACAGTAAGTTCACTGAAATAATCAGATGCATTATCATGTTTCATGAAGAAAGAACTTACTGGAATGTACTTGAAAAACAAACTGAACTTGCAAGGACATAAAGGAAAATTTGCACAGCTACATATAAAGCAACATTACATTTTGACCTAGGAACTAGAAGCAGTTTGAACTACAGTTTATGCAGAACACCTCCCAGATATCCGAAAGTACACAATTAGAATCATATTAAACTTGATGATACCCTGGCCTAGAACTTACTGGGACCAGATAGATTTATTTGTACAAAAGCAAATTCAAGCTAAAGGAATTACAGAATATATGAATCAATTCACAATTATAATTATACTAGCATGCATTCATCAATATCAACTATATATAATTCTAGTTCCTAAAAAGCTAAATCCTAAAATTCAAATACTGCAATTAAAAAGTTGCACATTCATGATAGTAAACTTGCATGCATTACACAGCTGGAAGATTTATGGTAGCATTGGTCATAATATATTTACAATGATATGAACAAAAGAAATCAACATATATGAAAATGCACAATACCTCACTGCATTCACAACAATAAAAATTACTAGAATGAATTGATGAATAACAACTGTAAAAAATAGTACAGAAAATTATGTttcacaaattcaaataactacAATAAAAAATTGCATCTTCAACATACTGAACTTGCATATTACAATAGCAAGATTCATTTTAGGATTGATAAGTGCAAACCAAATCAAACTACATGTAATATAGAATACCCAACTGTATTCACAACCAAAACTATACTTGAATGAAATTGATCAATAACAACTGGATAAAAAGTACAGGAAATACCTAATTCAATTGAACTTCACAATACCTCACTGTACAATTAAAAATTTGCATGAACATCAAACTAAACTTGCACGCATTTTACAACagaaagatagatagatagatatctaGAAAAGGATTTCAACCTACATGAATTACAGAGTACCTAACTCAATTCACAAATGAAACTATAATAGCTTGGATTCACCAATATAAAACTGAAACCAAGATCCTAAAACCCAAGTTCTATATTTCAAAGACCGCAATTAAAAAATTACATGTTCATCATACTAAACTTGCACAGAATTCACAAAAGCAAAAGATTCAAATTAGCCTTGAAGTTAAATATAGGTACATTGATAAGAACTGTAAAAAAGACTACAAATAAAAAATTGCATCTACATCATACTAAACTTGCACACAATTTACAAATAGCATCTTTCATCTAAGCGAATGAAATCAAACTACATGAAATGCATAGTACAACACAGTAATGACAACCATAACTAATCTTGAATGAATTGATCAATAGTGAATTTTAAAAAATAGTACAGCTATAACTACAGAAAACACataattcaaaaattcaaaaaaataacatAAAAAATTTGCATGTTCATGATACTAAGCTTGCACACATTTTACAACAGCAACATAACTATTTAATAGAGAACAAAGATAAATATGTGCAAAGTATTTCAACCTACGCAAAATTTCAACTGTACTAACATGCAATCATCAATATCAACTGGAACCTAGTTCATAAAACCTAATTCGTACAATTCAAAGACTGTTATTAAGAAGTTGCATGTTCATGATACTAAACTTGTGCACAGTTCACAATAGCAACTTTCATATAAACCTTCATGATATATACAAAAAAATCAAAGATTAAAATGCAGACTACCTCACTGTATGAGACATGAAAACATGCACACAGCGATACTTGCATGAGTTGATCATAGCACACAGGGACAACATGAAAAGGTACATAGGTTTCATATCAGCAATCAAGGAAAGCAATACCTAAGTAAACACATACACACATACTGATAAATAAAAAGAAGAGATAAATACAAGAAAATATAAAGACAACTCACCATCATTCTGAAGCAATCATAAAAAGGATTTTTTTATGTAATTACCCAACGGGGCATAAAACAAGTTGAGCAACCTACATTAACTATAAAAATATAAAAGCTTACAATCTAATTATATCTCAAAGAAATGAATTCCTAATCTAGATGGGTAACTTAGAAGAAGATAAATTACATAAAGAACCTCCATAATCTTGACTAAATCTGAACAAATTGCATCTCTATGTAACTAAACTTGCACAAATACCCCAAAAAAGCAAAAGTGTATCAACACCATGGACATATACCAAAAATTCAATACACCTAAAAACATCAACTGGGCTCAATAGTGAACAGGCACACACTTAATATAACATAAAACATAAAAAACTGACTATCAAACATAAAACAGGCATAAAGTAAGTAGAATCAAACCTAAAAGGTTTATTAGAAAGCAGATGACCTAGAATCTGCGTCAGAATAACAATATGCACAAAATTGATTTAATCTTTAGAGACATACAAGACTCACTGAATCAACCTGTTCAAACCCTAAAACCAAACAGTAAAAAAAATCACTGCATATcaaacacaaaaaaacaagaaaaTCCTACCCAAAACCAATATTGAAGCAAATCTGTACGCTACTAAACCCAATAGAATCAATTGCTAGAACCAAAAACAAAACCCTCAAACACAAATCTCACCGCTGCAACAGATAACACACACGAGTTGAATTAAAATATGAACATCAAAGCCTAAGTAAagcataaaaaacaaaaaaactaacagGACTCCTCTAACTAGTACAAGAAACAATACAATAATAAGATTCAATAAGGAAGAATACCTGAAAAAGAGGAGATGGAGCAACGGCAATCCGTCAGCAACGAAACTCCCCCGATTGGTAAATCCTGCAAACACCATAGTGAACCATAGAGAAGCACCTTAGTAAGCACATACAAGAGAAAATGAGCAGATCTAGCAGAAACAAAAATCAAAAGAAGAAGTATTCGCAGAGGGAGCAGATCTAGCAGAAACAAAAATCA is drawn from Triticum dicoccoides isolate Atlit2015 ecotype Zavitan chromosome 4A, WEW_v2.0, whole genome shotgun sequence and contains these coding sequences:
- the LOC119287822 gene encoding UDP-glycosyltransferase 91C1-like, producing the protein MEMAAAAAAAGAGRLEVVVFPWLAFGHMIPFLELSKRLAARGHAVAFVSTPRNLARLPPMPAHLSARIRFVALPLPAVEGLPEGAEATSDLPPDKVELLKKAMDGLAGPLASFLADAVAAGRRPDWVILDFCHHWVPPVADQHKVPCAAFLIFHAACMTFTGPRWANDAYPRTKPEDFTVPPKWIPFPSTTVLLHHEARRMLADNFGENASGRSDTDRLWDVFERCCLTIHRSCRELEPRMFTLLSDLLRKPAVPAGILLPEAVEDRDQDHRQSSSGGVLRWLDDQPPKSVLYVALGSEAPLTLENIHELALGLELAGVHFLWALRKPAGTNNNQELLPAGFEERTRARGVVCTGWVPQVKVLAHGATAAFLTHCGWGSTIESFAFGLPLVMLPFLTDTPMIARAMAKRRVGVEVARDDSDGSFDRDGVAVAVRHVMVEDEGLVFATNAKKLKELVVDEARQEQYIHVLEEHLRRYKDDRGSTSTS